Proteins encoded by one window of Rutidosis leptorrhynchoides isolate AG116_Rl617_1_P2 chromosome 7, CSIRO_AGI_Rlap_v1, whole genome shotgun sequence:
- the LOC139859759 gene encoding uncharacterized protein, with translation MADLLDRDEALKFYGPFIIIERIGAAAYKLQLPESAKIHPIFHVSLLKKAIGNAPVETSLPHGFDTDPTNITHLVKCLATRTYSRNGVLTPQWLIQWPNNDEATWEDAIDIQT, from the exons ATGGCTGATTTACTTGATCGAGATGAGGCTTTGAA ATTCTATGGGCCATTTATCATCATTGAACGTATCGGTGCTGCTGCTTACAAATTGCAGCTTCCTGAGAGCGCAAAAATACACCCCATTTTCCACGTTTCACTACTGAAAAAGGCAATTGGCAATGCACCTGTTGAAACTTCCCTTCCACATGGTTTCGATACTGATCCCACAAATATCACACATCTAGTTAAATGTTTGGCTACTCGCACTTATTCTCGGAACGGAGTCCTTACACCTCAGTGGCTAATTCAGTGGCCCAATAATGATGAAGCCACCTGGGAAGACGCTATAGATATCCAGACTTAG